The following coding sequences lie in one Helicoverpa zea isolate HzStark_Cry1AcR chromosome 14, ilHelZeax1.1, whole genome shotgun sequence genomic window:
- the LOC124636136 gene encoding uncharacterized protein LOC124636136, with protein sequence MTSALDDLPSVDSFFGFDLKTGSMIVAALGVVHPMAHGCTFFMPLSYLLVTVWILVALFFAASIVLLWGLSNNNEFLCALWVWYTVVFVAVMLMMMIMLALVFTSRRQRSRVFVVILGMLWYMLTIYFILVVNSHRKTLVNQDNTAQLKAMRKASAIYKS encoded by the exons ATGACTTCGGCATTGGATGACCTGCCCAGTGTGGACTCATTCTTCGGGTTTGACCTTAAAACAGGCTCTATGATCGTTGCTGCTTTAGGCGTT GTCCACCCGATGGCTCACGGATGCACATTCTTCATGCCCTTGAGCTACCTCCTCGTTACAGTCTGGATCCTGGTGGCATTGTTCTTCGCAGCCAGCATCGTCCTGCTTTGGGGACTATCCAAT AATAATGAATTCCTATGCGCCCTATGGGTGTGGTATACAGTGGTATTCGTAGCCGTAatgctaatgatgatgataatgctAGCGCTTGTCTTCACATCCCGAAGACAAAGGAGTCGGGTCTTCGTCGTCATACTGGGaatgctttggtacatgc TGACAATCTACTTCATACTAGTCGTAAACAGTCATCGTAAGACACTCGTGAATCAAGACAATACCGCCCAGCTGAAAGCAATGCGCAAGGCCAGTGCAATATATAAGTcatag
- the LOC124636361 gene encoding uncharacterized protein LOC124636361: protein MWIAKLAPKYFLCKYDLRKGSLVVGGFMLVISIICVITLTVQILYYKEGEGCTVLVMRNAYSYSINALIYCILMIFIHIWFIWGVQTQKSSVVLGWVVITGMWWAQSVFLVLVLMCMYITGCLGLLVALSCAVAAFMILAYFILVGFGYWLQIRKTSPDTAPP, encoded by the exons ATGTGGATCGCAAAGTTGGCTCcgaagtattttttatgtaaatatgatttGCGAAAGGGTTCGCTAGTTGTTGGTGGATTTATGTTG GTAATCAGTATTATTTGCGTGATTACTCTCACCGTTCAGATCCTGTACTACAAAGAAGGCGAGGGATGCACTGTGCTAGTGATGCGTAATGCGTATAGTTACAGCATCAACGCCCTAATTTACTGCATCCTCATGATCTTCATTCATATCTGGTTTATCTGGGGAGTTCAGACt caaaaatcaTCAGTGGTGCTGGGCTGGGTGGTGATCACGGGCATGTGGTGGGCACAGTCGGTGTTCCTTGTGTTGGTACTGATGTGCATGTACATCACTGGCTGTCTCGGCTTGCTGGTGGCCCTTTCATGTGCGGTGGCGGCTTTTA TGATTTTAGCTTACTTCATCCTAGTGGGCTTCGGCTACTGGCTGCAGATTCGAAAAACCTCACCAGACACAGCACCTCCTTAG
- the LOC124636673 gene encoding uncharacterized protein LOC124636673: protein MAFDMMNVTLRVATQYNCDSLRNRARTSDPHTFDPMWRETILGCMILDLLRDMYKFNMCYVFDNPERNVTVIEGLNNASQSYRDSVDVYSRSMTLTQDLAEQIYPIHALHTWKLGFLLSRPGNKIFSTFYSKPFSRPVWNCLYCFGLLIIVFFYILKRWEFSVIGGWQICFVYEALLVVGAYCQHIPPIDPRLPSRRIAYLIFFTFVYIVYTYYTSNLLSNLVNDKDHGIDLPMLADSDYVFLAVNHMMMAIFERSQIYHYNRNISLVVKKLMRIHTVSIPDGLAAVKTGKYALLSDFITVYPYMKKTYDNADICKLVSIDLLSGITKYFYTSKKFQYKEQFKIGFLRIKESGLLNRLVSTDFEEPKCTKSHIIQISMQHIAIPLTILAVTSVISTIIMIAEKIHYNRNMVWPYFN from the exons ATGGCATTTGACATGATGAACGTGACATTAAGAGTAGCAACACAATACAATTGTGATTCCCTAAGAAATCGCGCTAGGACATCGGATCCTCACACTTTTGATCCCATGTGGAGGGAAACTATACTGGGCTGCATGATTCTGGATCTGTTGAGGGATATGTATAAATTCAA CATGTGCTACGTGTTCGATAATCCGGAGAGGAATGTCACTGTTATCGAGGGTCTAAACAACGCCTCTCAATCTTATCGTGACAGCGTTGACGTATACTCCAGATCTATGACCCTCACCCAGGACCTGGCTGAACAGATCTATCCTATACATGCTTTACATACTTGGAA ATTAGGTTTCCTTCTTAGCCGACCTGGGAACAAGATATTCAGCACGTTCTACAGCAAACCATTTTCCAGACCAGTTTGGAATTGTTTGTACTGCTTCGGCCTGCTCATCATAGTCTTCTTCTATATCCTGAAGAGATGGGAGTTCAGCGTTATTGGTGGATGGCAGATCTGCTTCGTATATGAAGCTCTGCTGGTTGTTGGGGCTTACTGTCAGCATA TACCACCAATAGACCCGCGGCTGCCATCTCGAAGGATCGCCTATCTAATATTTTTCACGTTCGTCTACATTGTCTATACGTACTACACCTCTAACTTGCTATCCAACCTCGTCAATGACAAGGACCATGGCATAGACTTGCCTATGTTGGCGGACAGCGACTATGTGTTCCTAGCCGTTAATCATATGATGATGGCTATTTTTGAACGT TCTCAAATCTACCACTACAATCGCAACATAAGCCTAGTTGTAAAGAAGCTCATGAGAATACATACGGTGTCTATCCCCGATGGGCTGGCAGCTGTGAAGACAGGGAAATATGCACTGCTATCCgattttattactgtttatcCGTATATGAAGAAAA CCTACGACAATGCTGATATTTGCAAACTCGTGTCGATTGACCTGCTTTCTGGAATCACCAAATATTTCTACACTTCAAAGAAGTTTCAATATAAAGAACAGTTTAAAATTGG CTTCCTCCGAATCAAAGAATCTGGTCTGCTCAATCGTCTAGTATCCACCGATTTTGAAGAGCCTAAATGTACCAAGTCTCATATCATACAAATAAGCATGCAACATATTGCTATACCGCTCACTATTCTAGCTGTCACTTCAGTAATATCTACCATTATAATGATCGCTGAAAAGATTCATTATAATAGGAACATGGTGTGgccatattttaattaa
- the LOC124636373 gene encoding pancreatic triacylglycerol lipase-like: MSASVCVMIAQNLELIYLFNCLFVSELYAASIPRAEPAKFSLSSIFDSTISMIHPMVAAGSNRCEAFKSFFGLTYEQMQEKNKTNFREVLNIDLITKTGNVKYNLTANRRMHRLMAQAETVIILVHGFMESSDGWMVNAIAPELLKKPNLKIFALDGRKIINLEYFRSSTNVRFMGEVLGTFLGEVIRNGQDPSKIYIIGHSLGSHIAGVAGKKVHELTGQRVGRITALDPAGPCFSNVSLSGRLDKSDAEYVDVIHSNGGLLGLKEPVGHKDFYPNGGISQPGCYISVCDHSRAWELFAESVASPKHFPARKCDNWTMFGEGLCSKSEISYMGLESDSNNPGLYFLTTKDSFPFGMGSAGSG; this comes from the exons ATGAGTGCTAGTGTTTGCGTTATGATTG ctcAAAATTTGGAactaatttacttatttaattgtCTATTTGTTTCGGAGTTATATGCTGCCAGTATACCTCGTGCAGAACCAGCGAAATTTTCTCTTAGTTCCATATTTGATTCCACTATATCGATGATACATCCTATGGTGGCTGCTGGATCAAATCGAT GTGAAGCCTTCAAAAGCTTTTTTGGCTTAACATACGAACAAATGCAAGAGAAGAACAAAACCAATTTTAGGGAAGTCTTAAACATTGATCTCATTACGAAAACTGGGAATGTCAAGTACAATTTGACAGCCAATAGGAGAATGCATAGACTTATGGCTCAAGCTGAGACAGTGATCATACTAGTCCATGGTTTTATGGAGAGTTCTGATGGCTGGATGGTGAACGCCATAGCTCCGGAATTGCTGAAGAAAcctaacttaaaaatatttgcgtTGGATGGAAGAAAGATCATTAATTTGGAGTATTTCCGATCGTCGACTAATGTCAGGTTTATGGGAGAAGTCCTTGGAACATTTTTGGGTGAGGTTATTAGAA ATGGCCAAGACCCCTCAAAAATCTACATTATCGGCCACAGCTTAGGGTCTCACATAGCCGGAGTGGCTGGTAAGAAGGTCCACGAACTTACTGGCCAGCGCGTAGGGCGCATCACTGCTTTGGACCCGGCGGGACCTTGCTTTAGCAACGTGAGCCTCAGTGGGAGACTGGACAAGAGCGATGCAGAATACGTTGATGTCATACACAGCAATGGTGGCTTACTGGGTCTCAAAGAGCCTGTAG GACACAAGGATTTCTACCCCAATGGTGGTATATCGCAGCCAGGGTGCTACATATCCGTCTGCGACCACAGCCGAGCTTGGGAACTGTTTGCTGAATCAGTGGCGTCTCCCAAACATTTTCCAg CCCGAAAATGTGACAACTGGACGATGTTTGGAGAAGGTCTGTGTTCAAAATCCGAAATATCCTACATGGGCCTGGAATCCGATAGCAACAATCCTGGACTTTATTTCCTTACCACTAAGGACTCTTTTCCGTTTGGCATGGGTTCCGCTGGCAGTGGATga